One region of Ornithorhynchus anatinus isolate Pmale09 chromosome X5, mOrnAna1.pri.v4, whole genome shotgun sequence genomic DNA includes:
- the LOC114807926 gene encoding uncharacterized protein LOC114807926: MRAILTRCLFMLGMTEIWRQEISRPRTQISLKSWNETAMRMIWNNGGINHLVGGERQNPHNWSVCTQNTTAFEAVDWLWLVKVLGQLLPGPWGARLNQILNIFTQDLGNPTTIGKDQFPVIQNNSTFRTDVDRDHRDISWVGLSQKKQLNFTLSKRPRVEITRLPQWVRKGLAENTVLKKRPLEALLRNRSVHIRPGPVRETVTTWYIEAFWASWSYSECFPYIIWVRATCRGWIGIHQVIWIKLSWPERHVWGITELGMGVWNLVIETNLQAINQGLGTQELEEVFTPAFQTASQEWTQLHLLRAKVKELLEKQSEMMGQLFQIIPAGAWGHDAQRIVFTMLLYIQQAVYLQKGLEELTHFLPSKSHPVRDPSQWPGLVVGCYGKRQQYSIQVCRLSGPPFCQFPIGIVEKGEWVRLAFTWVETWNGIQINIWSSETYSPDNPGNLRVSLWCPSRQKGDENYSVSWIITTRRLWYLGDGQYTQCSLTGRAIKRRTQAWGEWGPQAFMSGCWWVLNNFCWVNISGKVVFQALDVKGPAGRGNLIPPSLTSEDSGYLERVSRAWDNGTQTWEIVVSQFRMATEKAVSLVKEYSQTCQRWEKDWLFLCSSESLLINIIHAWVLAILAGIVLVMGLLILCKY, from the coding sequence ATGAGGGCTATCCTCACAAGATGCTTATTCATGTTAGGAATGACAGAAATCTGGAGGCAAGAGATCTCAAGAccaagaacccagatctccctaaAGAGCTGGAACGAGACTGCCATGAGGATGATTTGGAATAATGGGGGCATCAACCACTtggtagggggagaaagacagaatcCCCACAATTGGAGTGTTTGCACTCAGAATACCACCGCCTTTGAGGCAGTCGATTGGCTTTGGTTGGTGAAGGTCCTGGGCCAACTTCTGCCGGGTCCTTGGGGTGCTAGGCTGAACCAGATTCTAAATATCTTCACCCAGGATCTGGGCAACCCTACCACCATAGGGAAGGACCAGTTTCCAGTCATACAAAATAACAGCACCTTCAGGACAGATGTGGACAGGGACCACCGAGATATCTCTTGGGTGGGGCTGAGCCAGAAAAAACAATTGAATTTTACGTTAAGCAAGAGACCCAGAGTCGAAATTACACGGCTTCCCCAGTGGGTCAGGAAAGGCCTAGCAGAGAACACCGTCCTAAAGAAGAGACCCCTCGAGGCCCTCCTGAGAAACAGATCAGTACACATCAGGCCTGGTCCCGTGAGGGAAACCGTGACAACTTGGTACATTGAGGCCTTTTGGGCAAGCTGGTCCTACTCAGAATGTTTCCCTTACATCATCTGGGTGAGGGCTACCTGCAGAGGGTGGATTGGAATCCACCAAGTCATCTGGATTAAGCTGTCCTGGCCAGAGAGGCATGTTTGGGGAATAACAGAACTGGGAATGGGGGTATGGAATCTGGTCATTGAGACTAATTTACAGGCAATAAATCAAGGCTTGGGGACCCAGGAGTTGGAGGAGGTCTTTACTCCTGCCTTCCAAACCGCTAGCCAGGAGTGGACCCAATTACATCTCTTAAGAGCAAAGGTGAAGgagttgttagagaagcagagtgagatGATGGGCCAGCTGTTCCAGATTATACCTGCAGGGGCATGGGGGCATGATGCCCAGAGAATAGTTTTCACCATGCTATTGTATATTCAACAGGCAGTATACCTGCAGAAGGGGCTAGAAGAACTGACCCATTTTTTACCCTCCAAATCGCACCCAGTAAGGGACCCTTCTCAGTGGCCGGGCCTGGTAGTGGGGTGCTATGGAAAAAGGCAGCAGTATAGCATTCAGGTATGCAGACTGTCTGGGCCACCATTCTGTCAGTTTCCAATTGGGATTGTGGAAAAGGGGGAATGGGTAAGACTGGCGTTTACCTGGGTAGAAACCTGGAATGGCATACAAATCAACATCTGGTCCTCAGAGACCTATAGCCCAGACAACCCCGGGAACCTCAGGGTCAGCCTTTGGTGTCCCTCAAGGCAAAAGGGGGACGAGAATTATTCGGTGTCCTGGATCATTACCACTAGAAGACTCTGGTACTTGGGGGATGGTCAGTACACCCAGTGTAGTTTAACCGGCAGGGCAATCAAGAGGCGAACCCAAGCCTGGGGGGAATGGGGACCCCAGGCCTTCATGAGTGGGTGCTGGTGGGTTCTCAACAATTTCTGTTGGGTCAATATCAGCGGGAAAGTAGTTTTCCAAGCATTAGATGTCAAAGGACCCGCCGGACGAGGGAACCTGATACCACCCAGTCTAACCTCTGAGGATAGTGGCTATCTGGAAAGGGTCTCGAGGGCTTGGGATAATGGGACACAGACATGGGAGATTGTGGTGAGCCAATTCCGAATGGCCACTGAAAAAGCTGTATCCCTAGTCAAAGAGTACAGCCAAACCTGTCAAAGGTGGGAGAAGGACTGGTTGTTTCTCTGTTCATCAGAGTCATTACTGATAAACATCATCCACGCATGGGTACTTGCCATCCTGGCAGGTATTGTGCTTGTAATGGGATTGCTCATCCTATGCAAATACTAG